In Candidatus Manganitrophus morganii, the genomic window GTCGTCTATCTCTATGCCCTTTGTTTTATTCTGGAGAGCATTCTTCTTTACGGCTACACGCTGACCTGGGAGCGCTGGCGGCGCGGCGATCGGAAGTGGCTCCACCTGAGCATCGGGGCCCTCACCGTCACCAACGGCGTGGTGATCGTCTGCCTGGCCAACGCTTGGATGGCGTTTATGATGTCCCCGGCCGGAATCGATTCCGAAGGACGCTACCTCGGCAATGTCTGGCGGATCATGCACACCGCCCTCTGGAATCCGCTGAACGTCCATCGGATCCTGGCGAGCATCATGTTCAGCGGGGCGGTGATCGCGGCGTATGCCGCCTACAAGATGCTCACCACGCGCGACCCCGCGCGGCGCGCCCACTTCGATTGGATGGGGCATGTGAACATCATGATCGCCATCGTGAACCTCTTTCTTCTCCCCTTTGCCGGCTACTGGTTCGCCAAAATGATTTTCATCTACCGGCAGCGGATGGGGGTCACGTTGATGGGAGGGCAGATGAGCTGGCCGTTCGTGATTCAGGCGATGCTGATCGGCCTGATTTTCATGACGGTGACCTATTACCTTTGGCAGGGAACTTCCCGGATGAACGGCTCGGAGCGGTATAACTATCTGGTCAAGTATCTGCTGATCATCTTGACCGTCTCGTTCATCATCTGGACGACCCCGCACACCCTTCCGGCGAGCCAGAGCGAGGTAAAACAGATGGGAGGGGCGCAGCACCCGATCGTCGGCTATTACGGGACGATGGCGGCGAAGAACACCGCCATCAACACGATGATCCTTGCCTTCGGCCTTTGCATGATCATCTTCAAAAGATGCAACAAGGAGATCACAGTCGCTTGGAGAAAATGGGGAAACGCCGCCCTGATCACCCTCTTCGGGGGGGCGGAGCTGATGGTGATCTACTTCGGGGTCTCCGGCTTTTACGTTCCGGCCAATGTCCGTGTTCGGTTTGCCTTTCCGCAGTTTATGGCGGCGATGATCGCGCTGGGAGGGGGGTATCTCCTGAATTGGCTGATGCTCCGGCGGTCCCGGTCGCTCGGCCCCATCCAATGGGGAAAACTTCCGGTCGGCGGAGCCATCGCGCTTTTTTCCCTGGCCGTCTTCATCACCATGACGATGGCGCTGATGGGGTACATCCGGTCGTCGGTCCGCCTCGATTGGCACATCACCGAGATCATGCACGATGCCACCCCCTGGGCCGCGACCCCCGGCCTCACCTACGCGGTCGGGATGGTCATCCTCAACGTGGCGATTTTCTGGTTTCTCGCCGTGTTGATCTTCTGGGCCGGCAGCGGCCGGAAGCTTGCGCTTCCCTCCAAGGCGATCGAAGGCTCGGGCGAGCTCCCCGAGACGAACGAATCGCTGCCGTCTTAAAGCCCCTTCTCCAAGATAAAAACCTCTCTTCGATTGATACGGAGCAACGTCTACCTCCGTTCCTACCCGCGCTTATTTTCCATTGACATTCCCTTCCCGGTATGATACCAAAGCCGGATTCAGCTTATAGGGTAAGCACGCTTGAGTAGGGGGGAGATGAAAAAGGGACTGTTCTTAAGTGTTTTATTTGTAGTGTTGATCGCGTCAGAAAATCACGCTGCCGCAAGAGAAGGTTTTTATCTTGGAGGCAAGGTTCTTTATAACATGATTGACGGGGACTTTGATGGGACGAACGGTCCCGAGACCGATCACGGACCCGGATTCGGCCTCGTCCTCGGTGTCGGTATTACCGATTCTTTTGCACTTCAAGTAGACTTGAACGTCAGCCGCCATGATGCCTCTGTCTTTGACGATACACCCGTGTCCGATGCCGGATATGGCGCGATTCTCTTCGGATTCAAGCAGACTTTTATCACCGATCGACCCGTGCGGCCGTTCTTTCGAGCGGGGGTTGGCTTCTTTTCATTCGCAATCGAGGATCCGATTATCGGGGACCTTGATTTGTCTGGATACGGTTTTGAATTTGGGTTAGGGGTCGATTATTATCTTTCTGATTCATTCTCAATCGGCGCAGCAATCAATCGGCGATTCGTTGACTATGATGAAGTCGAGGTTCAAGGGATTACAGAGGATTTAGATCCGAAGATCTCGGGAGATACTACTTCGTTGGATGTCGCTTTTACTACCCACTTTTGATCCTTAATGATTAAAGCGCCGAATCGGTATCAACAGTCTATGTTATATCGGTTTGTCCTTTAGCTTAAGAAGGACAATCCCTTCTATCGGGTTTTCAATTCTATAAGGGATGTAGGTCATAAACTGGAGGGAGACAAATGCCAAGAATCCTAATTGCAATGATCATGGCAGTCCTTTTCACATTGAATGCAACGCAAGCCGATGCCGACGATCCCACTCATCCTGAAGACGGGGTGTATATCGGGGCGGATCTGATCGTGAACGTCCCTGAGCAAGACCTCAGCGGCGACTTTGCCGAGGTTGATCCCGGTTCCGGATTCCGTCTCAACCTGGGTTATCGCTTTCCCATTCCTCTTGCCCTTGAGGTTGAATTCGGGGCTTCCGGGCATATGGTGGAGGATGAAGACGCGGGAATTGCGTTTTTGGCGATTAATCTCCGTTACTTTCCATTGACCTTTTCTTTTGCGGGCATGCCGGCGGAAGCCTTTGTTCGGGCGGGGATTGGATCATATGCGCTCGTCATTGATGGGGTCAGAGACGGCTCCGGCCGTCGAGACGACCTTGAATTGACCGGGGACGGGTTCGACATCGGGATCGGAATAGAGATATATCCTCGGCCGCAATTCAGCGTCGTGTTCGGGATAACGCAACGGTTTGTGGAGTATGACGAACTCGATTACCTCGACTTCGAATTAATTGAGGATGTGAAAGGGGCAATGACCACCGTAAATGCCGGTATAA contains:
- a CDS encoding porin family protein, with protein sequence MKKGLFLSVLFVVLIASENHAAAREGFYLGGKVLYNMIDGDFDGTNGPETDHGPGFGLVLGVGITDSFALQVDLNVSRHDASVFDDTPVSDAGYGAILFGFKQTFITDRPVRPFFRAGVGFFSFAIEDPIIGDLDLSGYGFEFGLGVDYYLSDSFSIGAAINRRFVDYDEVEVQGITEDLDPKISGDTTSLDVAFTTHF
- a CDS encoding porin family protein — its product is MPRILIAMIMAVLFTLNATQADADDPTHPEDGVYIGADLIVNVPEQDLSGDFAEVDPGSGFRLNLGYRFPIPLALEVEFGASGHMVEDEDAGIAFLAINLRYFPLTFSFAGMPAEAFVRAGIGSYALVIDGVRDGSGRRDDLELTGDGFDIGIGIEIYPRPQFSVVFGITQRFVEYDELDYLDFELIEDVKGAMTTVNAGIKYHF
- a CDS encoding cytochrome ubiquinol oxidase subunit I, translated to MKRNFLAPPFFISFFLLTLCLFQPAFAEEPVPSEAISGEVSKDIYYQGGGPVSGPPAPKMSYPESYGRTGGIDGRSLLWFFIQQHFFMGSFILGVPMIAWMIELFSHLRRRGHREQSEKQDSLAREIMEIGMPFYPITIFFGVALLGAFLFLYNSFFQYMAQLFRPVVYLYALCFILESILLYGYTLTWERWRRGDRKWLHLSIGALTVTNGVVIVCLANAWMAFMMSPAGIDSEGRYLGNVWRIMHTALWNPLNVHRILASIMFSGAVIAAYAAYKMLTTRDPARRAHFDWMGHVNIMIAIVNLFLLPFAGYWFAKMIFIYRQRMGVTLMGGQMSWPFVIQAMLIGLIFMTVTYYLWQGTSRMNGSERYNYLVKYLLIILTVSFIIWTTPHTLPASQSEVKQMGGAQHPIVGYYGTMAAKNTAINTMILAFGLCMIIFKRCNKEITVAWRKWGNAALITLFGGAELMVIYFGVSGFYVPANVRVRFAFPQFMAAMIALGGGYLLNWLMLRRSRSLGPIQWGKLPVGGAIALFSLAVFITMTMALMGYIRSSVRLDWHITEIMHDATPWAATPGLTYAVGMVILNVAIFWFLAVLIFWAGSGRKLALPSKAIEGSGELPETNESLPS